The following are from one region of the Pseudodesulfovibrio piezophilus C1TLV30 genome:
- the tnpA gene encoding IS200/IS605 family transposase gives MKCNSSLCHTKWDCKYHVVWIPKCRRKVLFGKLKNYLGEVFHKLARQRECMILEGHLCIDHVHMYIAIPPKYSVAQVVGYIKGKSAIHIAREVQNRARGFAGQSFWARGYYVTTVGRDEKVIREYIRKQEHEDKRVEQLKFRL, from the coding sequence ATGAAGTGCAATTCAAGCCTATGCCATACAAAATGGGACTGCAAGTATCATGTTGTGTGGATACCGAAATGTCGGCGTAAGGTATTGTTTGGCAAGTTGAAAAACTACTTGGGCGAGGTGTTCCACAAGCTCGCACGTCAACGTGAATGTATGATTTTGGAAGGGCATTTATGCATTGATCATGTGCATATGTACATCGCCATTCCTCCCAAATACTCTGTGGCACAAGTAGTTGGTTATATAAAAGGTAAGAGCGCAATACACATAGCGCGTGAAGTCCAAAATCGCGCAAGGGGATTTGCAGGGCAAAGCTTCTGGGCGCGTGGTTACTATGTGACCACGGTTGGACGAGACGAAAAGGTAATAAGGGAATACATCCGCAAACAAGAACATGAAGACAAGCGGGTGGAGCAGTTGAAATTCCGCCTTTAG
- a CDS encoding tyrosine-type recombinase/integrase yields the protein MPSKIKRNGRIRWKGRVQKQGEIKTKLFDTKTDALAWETKQRQVDWSKTDTAYSLGEWTQDYMDFARKFSTKTYGEKRKTFKEFFGVKNSKGKPMIDPAAPVERLTSGIVLNVLQVQYEARSGYAANKDRKNLVAAWNWGIRYRGMPQPNPCLVDKFPEVRTPRYVPPEEDFWKIYHLTSGQDKVMLTVFLHLGARRGEVFRLAWEDIDFGSNRIRLATRKRQGGTLEYDWLPMTEELKKELLWWWENRTFKESAYVFVCEEDYKFCRGHFGNPFRYRQKFMERLCRKAEVKPFGFHGIRHLTASILFRLGHPVSVIQAILRHKSASTTERYLKTLGLEETRSALESLSGRGGKVIKMKTAQSD from the coding sequence ATGCCCTCAAAAATCAAGAGGAATGGGCGAATTCGTTGGAAAGGGAGGGTTCAAAAGCAAGGAGAAATCAAGACGAAGCTGTTCGACACAAAAACGGACGCTCTCGCTTGGGAAACCAAACAAAGGCAGGTGGACTGGTCAAAGACAGACACGGCCTATTCACTGGGTGAATGGACTCAGGATTATATGGACTTTGCTCGTAAGTTCTCAACAAAAACCTACGGAGAAAAAAGAAAGACGTTCAAGGAATTTTTTGGCGTAAAAAACAGCAAAGGAAAGCCTATGATAGATCCCGCTGCCCCAGTGGAGAGATTGACATCAGGCATTGTTTTGAATGTGCTTCAAGTTCAATATGAAGCCAGATCCGGCTATGCAGCCAATAAGGATAGAAAGAATTTAGTGGCGGCTTGGAATTGGGGAATACGCTATCGCGGCATGCCTCAACCCAACCCCTGCCTAGTAGACAAGTTCCCTGAAGTAAGAACTCCAAGGTATGTCCCGCCAGAAGAAGACTTTTGGAAAATATACCATCTGACTTCTGGACAGGATAAAGTCATGCTCACCGTCTTCCTCCATCTGGGAGCCAGAAGAGGAGAGGTGTTCCGCTTGGCTTGGGAAGACATTGATTTCGGAAGCAATCGTATTCGCCTCGCAACCAGAAAGAGACAAGGAGGAACGCTAGAGTATGACTGGCTTCCTATGACTGAAGAGCTGAAGAAAGAGCTTCTTTGGTGGTGGGAAAATCGCACGTTCAAAGAAAGTGCGTATGTCTTCGTTTGCGAAGAAGACTACAAGTTTTGCCGTGGCCATTTTGGCAACCCTTTTCGGTATCGCCAAAAGTTCATGGAAAGACTGTGCAGAAAAGCCGAGGTAAAACCCTTCGGTTTCCACGGGATAAGACACCTGACAGCTTCCATCCTTTTCAGGCTCGGTCATCCTGTTAGCGTCATTCAGGCGATCCTGCGCCACAAGAGTGCAAGCACGACCGAGAGGTATCTGAAAACCTTGGGACTTGAAGAGACACGATCCGCTTTGGAGTCTTTAAGCGGAAGAGGGGGGAAAGTGATCAAAATGAAAACCGCCCAAAGCGATTAG
- a CDS encoding tetratricopeptide repeat protein: protein MFWLGIAWGMVIVLAFCSLNHYRRNPGYGSWRKAGLVISSLFFIANIGLLFCAPYVINDMGLPFSKLMPLFIGTFTGGGVSYLVAKFIYKSVDLSEEKKTPETLTCLNCNEDVIPTKNKTNYCLHNLLALSTSLIWGIIWFFAVAKNQMTWKCPSCGHINQTNNEVEKKPTNETIKPDESPIQGLAAFKAGDYYLAFEKLQSCDTSNDPEVCFVLSELYQMDGYEWYNEKRALEFMRSSAERGQTEAIFNLGKLYLSGNGLDQNDQIGWRWLSRAALQGHTESQLWIANSYAKGWITKRNPRMAYTLALVASKKQHSEEASKLLESLERELKPEEVNQAKQKANEWQPKPPQDYRDREAQYA, encoded by the coding sequence ATGTTTTGGTTAGGCATTGCGTGGGGAATGGTTATAGTTTTAGCTTTTTGTTCACTGAATCACTATCGTCGAAATCCTGGATATGGGTCTTGGAGAAAGGCTGGCCTTGTTATATCTTCGCTCTTTTTCATCGCAAATATTGGACTATTATTTTGCGCACCGTACGTTATCAACGATATGGGCTTGCCTTTTAGCAAACTCATGCCGTTGTTTATAGGGACTTTTACTGGAGGCGGTGTCTCATATCTAGTGGCAAAATTCATATATAAATCAGTAGATTTATCAGAAGAGAAAAAAACACCAGAAACACTCACTTGCTTGAACTGCAACGAAGACGTTATTCCGACCAAAAACAAGACCAATTATTGCCTACATAATTTACTCGCACTGTCCACCTCGCTTATTTGGGGGATTATTTGGTTTTTCGCTGTAGCCAAAAATCAAATGACATGGAAATGCCCGTCATGCGGACACATAAATCAGACAAACAATGAAGTTGAAAAGAAACCAACAAACGAAACCATAAAACCAGACGAGAGTCCTATTCAAGGGTTAGCTGCATTTAAGGCTGGCGACTACTATCTGGCATTCGAAAAGCTACAATCATGCGACACAAGCAACGATCCTGAGGTTTGCTTTGTTCTCAGCGAACTATACCAAATGGATGGATACGAGTGGTATAATGAAAAGCGTGCCTTGGAATTTATGAGATCATCTGCTGAACGGGGACAAACAGAAGCAATTTTTAATCTTGGAAAGTTATACCTCTCAGGAAATGGACTTGACCAAAACGACCAGATTGGATGGCGCTGGTTAAGCCGTGCAGCACTTCAAGGCCATACGGAATCACAGTTGTGGATCGCAAACTCCTACGCCAAGGGATGGATTACAAAACGAAACCCGAGAATGGCGTACACTCTCGCCTTGGTCGCTTCAAAAAAACAACACAGTGAGGAAGCATCGAAGCTACTAGAGTCACTGGAAAGAGAATTGAAGCCTGAAGAGGTTAACCAAGCCAAGCAGAAAGCCAACGAGTGGCAGCCCAAGCCTCCTCAGGATTACCGAGATAGGGAGGCCCAGTATGCCTGA
- a CDS encoding virulence RhuM family protein, translating into MPNNNERPQGELLVYQGKDLDKPLQVRLEGESVWLTQKLLAELYGTSVSNINQHISSIYEEEELLPEATIKKYLIVQTEGEREVKRLIDHYNLDMIIAIGFRVRSKLGTQFRKWATDRLSEYLVKGFTLDDERLKGASGGADYFEELLARIREIRASEARVYLMVRNIFSLANDYREGEKETQLFFATMQNKMHYAATGLTAAEIVKTRANAELRDMGLTNYKGTRVLKRDVETAKNYLDEKEIDTLNRITVMFLDQAEFRAQRRQNILMEDWQGFLDKFLGDVDLPVLEGAGSVRHKDAVTHAKAEYNKFAEKRRLEEQQEADKVYIEDLRASAKTLEQERRAGRDGK; encoded by the coding sequence ATGCCGAATAACAACGAACGCCCGCAGGGTGAACTACTCGTCTATCAAGGCAAGGATCTGGATAAGCCGCTTCAGGTGAGGCTTGAAGGTGAATCCGTATGGCTGACTCAAAAGCTGTTGGCAGAACTCTATGGGACTTCCGTCTCTAATATAAATCAACATATTTCGTCCATTTACGAAGAGGAGGAGCTGTTGCCTGAGGCAACTATTAAGAAATACTTAATAGTTCAAACCGAGGGAGAACGAGAGGTCAAGCGGCTGATTGATCACTACAATCTGGACATGATCATTGCCATCGGCTTTCGGGTTCGCTCCAAGCTGGGCACTCAGTTCCGCAAGTGGGCCACAGATCGATTAAGCGAATATCTCGTCAAAGGCTTTACGCTGGATGATGAGCGCCTCAAGGGCGCGTCCGGTGGCGCTGACTACTTTGAAGAACTGTTGGCGCGGATACGGGAGATCCGAGCCAGCGAAGCCCGTGTTTACCTGATGGTTCGCAACATCTTTTCGTTGGCGAACGACTACCGGGAGGGGGAAAAGGAGACTCAACTCTTCTTCGCGACGATGCAAAATAAGATGCACTATGCCGCCACGGGGCTGACTGCGGCTGAAATTGTCAAGACTCGCGCCAATGCGGAACTGCGGGACATGGGGCTGACGAATTACAAAGGCACTCGCGTGCTGAAAAGGGATGTCGAGACGGCCAAGAACTACCTCGACGAAAAAGAGATCGACACCCTCAACCGTATCACGGTGATGTTCCTGGATCAGGCGGAATTCCGCGCCCAGCGTCGGCAGAATATCCTTATGGAAGACTGGCAGGGCTTCCTCGACAAGTTCCTGGGCGATGTGGATCTGCCCGTCCTTGAGGGGGCAGGAAGCGTACGGCACAAGGACGCAGTGACCCACGCGAAAGCGGAATACAACAAGTTCGCCGAGAAGCGGCGTCTTGAGGAGCAGCAGGAGGCGGATAAGGTCTACATTGAGGACTTGAGGGCTTCTGCCAAGACGTTGGAGCAGGAACGGAGGGCGGGGCGTGATGGGAAGTAG
- a CDS encoding VWA domain-containing protein translates to MKSLPMVASVLGRKYGVKVVIGGKGAYTDGSIIHLPALPLECNETLIGLARGFVDHEAAHIRETRFDWLKLANLTPLEMHVWNTFEDWRVEHRLARLFPGCRQNFNWLIRHLFGNDSEQTDDPAMAILNWLLLSVRAWDVPSLGGQRDQVGASVETEFPGLIARLNLVLQKVYACCDSTQDCILYAREVVSILKDKTTSQPQQNGGSKSERTAKNGAPDGIPSKVSRRLLECLLSIDENELPFDLGDRLAESLNKETPSDLNESLRVAQLGNKTTKPIAPEDATATKRASIALRTQLQGLLQSSVLKRTKIGRHGRLDARQLHRLSVADARVFRRDGRKVGINTAVHILLDCSGSMRRRIKLTTQVCHAVATALAAIDGINVGVTAFPAGTPTDGGNGNDSGPTICPILKHGERLHDNFAVSATGCTPLGEAFWWVLQQMMPLSESRKIVLLLTDGDPDSFNVALDAIEEGRRFGVEIYGLGILSEAITQLLPHHSRTINDLPELAPAMFGMLRGALIK, encoded by the coding sequence ATGAAATCGCTCCCAATGGTGGCATCTGTGCTTGGGCGCAAGTATGGCGTGAAAGTCGTCATCGGCGGCAAGGGGGCCTATACTGATGGAAGCATTATCCATCTCCCTGCGCTGCCGTTGGAATGCAACGAAACGCTCATCGGTTTGGCTCGTGGATTTGTAGATCACGAGGCAGCCCATATCCGAGAAACCCGCTTCGATTGGCTGAAACTTGCCAACCTGACGCCTCTTGAGATGCACGTCTGGAATACGTTTGAAGATTGGCGGGTTGAACACCGGCTGGCCCGGTTGTTCCCTGGTTGCCGCCAGAACTTCAATTGGTTGATTCGGCATTTGTTCGGCAATGACTCCGAGCAAACAGATGATCCGGCCATGGCCATTCTCAATTGGCTGTTACTGTCGGTGCGAGCGTGGGATGTACCCTCGTTGGGCGGCCAGCGGGATCAGGTCGGGGCATCTGTCGAAACGGAGTTTCCCGGTCTCATTGCGAGGCTGAATCTGGTTTTGCAAAAGGTGTATGCTTGTTGTGATTCCACGCAGGATTGCATCTTGTACGCAAGAGAGGTCGTTTCTATTCTTAAAGATAAAACGACCTCTCAGCCCCAGCAAAATGGGGGCTCAAAGTCAGAGAGGACAGCCAAAAACGGTGCGCCTGATGGGATACCTTCTAAGGTCTCAAGGCGGCTGCTGGAGTGTCTGCTGAGTATCGATGAAAATGAGCTGCCGTTTGACCTGGGAGACCGGTTGGCCGAGAGCTTGAACAAGGAAACACCGTCTGACTTGAATGAGTCGTTGCGTGTGGCGCAGTTGGGCAACAAGACCACGAAGCCGATAGCACCGGAAGACGCTACTGCAACAAAGCGGGCGTCGATCGCCCTAAGGACGCAACTCCAGGGACTGCTGCAATCATCAGTGCTGAAACGAACCAAAATCGGACGCCATGGCCGACTGGACGCACGACAACTGCACCGATTGTCGGTGGCAGATGCTCGCGTCTTCAGACGTGATGGGCGCAAAGTTGGGATCAACACAGCCGTCCACATCCTGCTTGATTGCTCTGGTTCCATGCGACGCCGCATCAAGCTGACCACTCAGGTTTGCCATGCTGTGGCTACAGCCTTGGCAGCCATCGACGGGATCAACGTCGGCGTTACAGCTTTTCCGGCTGGCACTCCGACGGATGGAGGCAATGGCAACGATAGTGGTCCTACGATCTGCCCAATCCTGAAGCACGGTGAAAGGTTGCATGACAACTTCGCCGTCAGCGCAACAGGATGCACGCCGCTCGGCGAAGCCTTTTGGTGGGTGCTGCAACAGATGATGCCGCTCTCCGAATCGCGAAAGATCGTCTTGCTCCTGACAGACGGTGATCCTGATTCATTCAACGTGGCACTCGATGCCATTGAAGAAGGCAGGCGTTTCGGCGTCGAGATCTACGGTCTGGGCATCCTGTCCGAGGCCATCACCCAACTGCTTCCCCATCACAGCCGTACCATCAACGACCTGCCCGAGTTAGCCCCGGCCATGTTCGGCATGCTGCGGGGTGCGCTCATTAAATAA
- a CDS encoding DUF3150 domain-containing protein produces the protein MMNTDITILDNLIALNLDVKIWTARKKLTHADFGGAELPPEELASLGSKKIRDPRELRIFGTLKARAVSLLDRTGVRFLGGWGIPEDKADEIVAELTTIRDDFLNAKEQFLNRYDEAVKNWIVQHPGWESLIGSSSVSADYVRNRLGFRWQFFKLLPPTDNAVGHGLQDEVNELGGTLFDEVGKAAADTWKRCFEGKDKVTHKALSPLRSIHGKLAGLSFVEPRVVPVVDLLETAFNRVPKRGHIQGSALVMLQGVVSLLRDPTTLVAHGQKILDGRTHPKFWPV, from the coding sequence ATGATGAATACGGATATTACTATTCTCGACAACCTGATTGCTCTGAATCTCGATGTGAAGATCTGGACGGCACGCAAGAAGCTGACGCATGCCGACTTTGGTGGTGCTGAGTTGCCGCCGGAGGAACTGGCTTCGCTTGGCAGTAAAAAGATTCGCGACCCCAGGGAGTTGCGGATTTTCGGTACATTAAAGGCCCGCGCCGTGAGTCTGTTGGATCGGACCGGCGTCCGTTTTCTGGGCGGCTGGGGTATTCCAGAAGACAAGGCCGATGAGATCGTGGCCGAACTGACTACCATTCGGGACGACTTCCTGAATGCGAAAGAGCAATTCCTTAATCGGTACGATGAGGCCGTCAAAAACTGGATCGTGCAGCATCCTGGCTGGGAAAGCTTGATCGGCTCGTCTTCAGTGAGTGCGGATTATGTCCGTAATCGGTTGGGCTTTAGGTGGCAATTTTTCAAATTGCTGCCGCCTACGGACAATGCCGTAGGGCATGGTCTGCAGGATGAGGTCAATGAGCTTGGCGGCACACTCTTCGATGAGGTTGGCAAGGCTGCTGCCGACACCTGGAAGCGATGCTTCGAGGGCAAAGACAAGGTGACGCACAAGGCGCTTTCCCCTTTGCGTTCCATCCATGGCAAGCTGGCAGGTCTGAGCTTTGTTGAGCCTCGCGTGGTGCCGGTGGTAGATTTGCTGGAGACGGCATTCAACCGTGTGCCCAAGCGCGGGCATATTCAGGGGAGTGCCCTGGTGATGCTGCAAGGCGTTGTCTCGCTGCTTCGTGATCCTACTACGCTTGTTGCTCATGGTCAGAAAATTCTGGATGGCAGGACTCATCCGAAATTCTGGCCGGTCTAG
- a CDS encoding class I SAM-dependent DNA methyltransferase — MTALEQYAFLKNMEKRLWAAACKLLPSLDAAVYKHVVLGLVFLKYVGDSFVQRQEELKAQFANPDHEYFLDDDLEDEELLNDELEERDYYTEANVFWVPEKGRWSTLLECVKLNPGSKLPWGAEFKSVGNLLDDAMDAIEKENPVLKNVLSKDFARLQVESSKLAEVMDLINTIPFEHESLKAKDILGHVYEYFLGQFAAAEGKKGGQYYTPKSIVTLIVEMLRPYQGRVYDPACGSGGFFVSSEEFVEAHGGKVGNLSIYGQESNPTTWKLAAMNMAIRGIEFDFGKEPADTFGNDQHADKRFDYIMANPPFNISGWGANKLADDVRWKYGLPPDSNANFAWMQHMIHHLGPKGKMALLLANGSMSTATNGEADIRRQIVDADLVECIVALPGQLFTNTQIPACIWFLNKDKSNGQNIETLRDRTGEVLFIDARNCGYMIDRVLRDLDREKDILRIAHTLLNWQMGDKAETPYADEAGFCASVELKDIRKHDYVLTPGRYVGAPEEVDDGIPFGEKMAVLTSTLFEQMAEGQRLDGEIRANLEKLGYAE, encoded by the coding sequence ATGACAGCGTTGGAACAATATGCGTTTCTCAAGAATATGGAGAAGCGGCTGTGGGCTGCCGCTTGCAAACTCCTGCCTTCTCTGGATGCGGCTGTGTACAAGCACGTCGTGCTCGGGTTGGTCTTTCTGAAATATGTCGGGGACAGCTTCGTGCAACGCCAGGAGGAGCTGAAGGCTCAGTTCGCTAACCCCGACCATGAGTACTTTCTCGATGATGACCTGGAAGACGAGGAACTCCTGAACGACGAGTTGGAGGAGCGCGACTACTACACCGAGGCCAACGTGTTCTGGGTGCCGGAGAAAGGCCGCTGGTCCACGTTGCTCGAATGCGTGAAGCTCAACCCCGGCTCCAAGCTGCCCTGGGGGGCGGAATTCAAGAGCGTGGGCAACCTGCTGGATGATGCCATGGACGCCATCGAGAAGGAGAACCCGGTCCTCAAGAATGTGTTGAGCAAGGACTTTGCCCGGCTTCAGGTGGAAAGCTCCAAGCTGGCCGAGGTCATGGACCTGATCAACACCATTCCGTTTGAGCATGAGAGCCTGAAGGCCAAGGATATCCTTGGGCATGTGTATGAATATTTCCTGGGGCAGTTCGCGGCGGCGGAAGGCAAGAAGGGCGGCCAGTATTACACGCCCAAATCCATTGTTACGCTGATCGTTGAGATGCTCCGTCCCTACCAGGGGCGTGTGTATGACCCCGCTTGCGGCTCAGGCGGCTTTTTCGTTTCCAGTGAGGAATTCGTCGAGGCCCATGGCGGCAAGGTCGGCAATCTGTCCATCTACGGGCAGGAATCCAACCCGACGACCTGGAAGCTGGCAGCCATGAACATGGCCATTCGCGGCATTGAGTTCGACTTCGGCAAGGAGCCTGCCGACACCTTTGGCAATGATCAGCATGCCGACAAGCGCTTTGACTACATCATGGCGAACCCTCCGTTCAACATCAGCGGGTGGGGCGCGAACAAGCTGGCTGACGACGTGCGCTGGAAATACGGCCTGCCGCCGGACAGCAACGCCAACTTTGCGTGGATGCAGCACATGATCCACCACCTTGGCCCCAAGGGCAAAATGGCCCTGCTGCTGGCCAATGGCTCCATGTCCACCGCGACCAACGGTGAAGCGGATATCCGCCGTCAGATTGTCGATGCGGATCTGGTGGAATGCATCGTGGCCCTGCCTGGACAGCTTTTCACCAACACGCAGATCCCGGCCTGTATCTGGTTCCTGAACAAGGACAAATCCAACGGCCAGAATATTGAGACATTGCGTGACCGGACTGGCGAGGTGCTGTTCATCGACGCCCGGAATTGCGGCTACATGATCGACCGTGTCCTGCGAGACTTGGACCGCGAGAAAGACATCCTGCGGATAGCGCATACCCTGTTGAATTGGCAGATGGGCGACAAGGCCGAGACGCCGTATGCGGACGAGGCCGGATTCTGTGCCTCGGTCGAATTGAAGGATATCCGCAAGCATGACTATGTCCTGACGCCGGGCCGATATGTCGGCGCTCCCGAAGAAGTGGACGACGGCATCCCGTTTGGGGAAAAGATGGCGGTATTAACCTCGACATTGTTTGAGCAGATGGCCGAGGGGCAGCGGTTGGATGGCGAGATTCGAGCAAACCTGGAGAAGCTGGGCTATGCCGAATAA
- a CDS encoding AAA family ATPase gives MSDILKEFKALQPAEHDAGAIFSGKNSKRTVRGFASASSFTPDLNPEYLFHDSSRDAVVWFMDSSDPLYVFGPAGSGKTSLIKQLAAKLNSPVFDITGHGRLEFPDMVGHLTVEYSNMAFQYGPLALAMKFGGLFLLNEIDLLDPATAAGLNSILDGDPLCIPENGGEVIKPHPLFRFAATANTNGGTDETGLYQGTLRQNLAFMDRFWLCEIGYPKSEDEQELLHRKGPNLPKEVRTKMVEYANEVRKLFMGEADGNYRETIEVTFSTRTLIRWADLTVRFQPLARQGIQPVTYALDRALAYRATPETRTVLHELAQRIFPQQEENKS, from the coding sequence ATGAGCGATATCCTCAAAGAATTTAAGGCGTTGCAGCCTGCTGAACATGATGCCGGTGCAATTTTCAGCGGTAAAAATTCTAAACGAACAGTGCGCGGCTTTGCATCCGCATCTTCGTTCACCCCTGACCTCAACCCGGAATATCTGTTCCACGATTCCAGTCGTGACGCTGTTGTCTGGTTTATGGACTCATCAGACCCGCTCTATGTGTTCGGACCGGCTGGCAGCGGCAAAACGAGCCTCATCAAACAGCTTGCCGCGAAACTCAATTCCCCTGTCTTCGATATCACCGGGCATGGTCGGCTAGAGTTCCCCGATATGGTCGGCCACCTGACCGTGGAATATTCCAATATGGCCTTCCAGTACGGCCCACTTGCGCTTGCCATGAAGTTCGGTGGTCTCTTCCTGCTCAACGAAATCGACCTGCTCGATCCGGCGACTGCAGCTGGCTTGAACAGTATCCTGGACGGCGATCCGTTGTGCATCCCTGAGAATGGCGGTGAAGTCATCAAGCCGCATCCTCTGTTTCGATTTGCGGCCACGGCCAACACCAATGGCGGGACAGACGAAACAGGCCTGTACCAAGGAACATTAAGGCAAAACCTCGCCTTCATGGACCGCTTTTGGCTGTGCGAAATCGGATACCCCAAATCCGAGGATGAGCAGGAGTTGCTCCATCGTAAAGGTCCGAATCTCCCCAAGGAAGTGCGTACGAAGATGGTGGAATACGCCAACGAGGTGCGCAAGCTCTTCATGGGTGAGGCGGACGGCAATTACCGCGAAACCATTGAAGTCACCTTCTCGACTCGTACCCTCATCCGATGGGCGGATTTGACCGTCCGATTCCAACCGTTAGCCCGACAGGGCATTCAACCCGTGACCTATGCGCTTGATCGCGCTCTCGCCTATCGCGCCACGCCGGAGACCCGGACGGTGCTACACGAGCTCGCGCAACGCATATTCCCGCAACAAGAGGAGAATAAATCATGA